DNA sequence from the Chloroflexota bacterium genome:
GCCCTTTCAGCCCGATGCTTCAGCGTCGGGCGGGCTGTTCCCTCTCCCACCGGGAGAGGGCCAGGGTGAGGGGCGCACACGGACATGGCGGCGACGCACCTCACCCCAGGCCTTCGGCGTCCCCTTCTCCGCGCGCGGAGAGGGGGCACGAGGGGGTGAGGTTGCCATGCCGCGCCCACTCGTGCTAAAATGCCTCCACCCGAAGCCCCCGTGAGGTGAGAGTGTGTATGAACGAGAACGCTTTGCGAGACCGACTCCTGGCGTCTGCCGTCCACGAAGGCGAACTCCGCCTGTTGCCCCTCGCCGCCGAGAAAGCCCTGGCCGAGGAATTCGGCCTGCCCCACCGCGAGGTGCAAATCGCCGCGGTGCAAAACCGCATCCTGCCCGCGCGCTACCAGCGCAGCCTGGGCACGGTCGGCTGGGACGGCCAACTCGCGCTGCTCCGCGCCACGTGCGGCATCGTGGGCCTGGGCGGCCTCGGCGGGTGGATCGTGGAGGGCCTGGCCCGCATGGGCGTGGGCTGCCTCATCCTCATTGACGGCGACCGATTCGCCGAGAACAACCTGAACCGCCAAGCCCTGTGTTGGGAGTCCACCCTCGGACAGCCGAAGACGGTTGCCGCCGCCGAGCGCGTCCGCAACCTCAACCCCGCCGTGGAAGTCCGCGCCCACGCCGTGTGGGCCGACGAGCATTCGCTGCCCGACCTGCTGCGCGGCGCCACCGTGATCGTGGACGCGCTGGACACCCTGCCGACGCGCATCGTCCTGCAGAAGGTCGCCCAGAGTCTCGGCGTGCCCATGGTGCATGGAGCCATCGCGGGATACATCGGCCAGGTCATGACCATCTTCCCAGGCGACGCCGGCCTTCTCGCCCTGTACCCCGAGGGCAAATCGCCCGAACGCGGCGCCGAGGCGTTGTGGGGCAACCCCGCCGCCACGCCTATGATGATCGCGTCGTGGCAAATCCAGGAGGTCGTCAAGATCATCACCGGCCGCGGCCAGCCGCTCCGCAACCGCATGCTCCTCATGGATGCCGAACAGGGCACGGCGGAAATCCTGAAACTCGGAGACCTCTGATGCGGGCCGAAATCATCACATCGGGAACCGAACTCCTGCTGGGCGACCTGGTGGACACCAACGCCGCGTACCTTTCGCGCCAGTTGCGCGCCCTCGGCATTGACGTGCA
Encoded proteins:
- a CDS encoding HesA/MoeB/ThiF family protein, which translates into the protein MNENALRDRLLASAVHEGELRLLPLAAEKALAEEFGLPHREVQIAAVQNRILPARYQRSLGTVGWDGQLALLRATCGIVGLGGLGGWIVEGLARMGVGCLILIDGDRFAENNLNRQALCWESTLGQPKTVAAAERVRNLNPAVEVRAHAVWADEHSLPDLLRGATVIVDALDTLPTRIVLQKVAQSLGVPMVHGAIAGYIGQVMTIFPGDAGLLALYPEGKSPERGAEALWGNPAATPMMIASWQIQEVVKIITGRGQPLRNRMLLMDAEQGTAEILKLGDL